From the genome of Gemmatimonadota bacterium:
GGTGGCTCGAGCGCCGTGAAGCGGCTCAGCCGCCCGCCCAGCCAGGTGAAGTGCTCGAGCAGCCGCAGCACCAGCTTCATGTCGTGGCGCACGGGATCGCCCACCAGCGCCAGCTCCCGGTCGATGCGCGCCACGACGCGCGCCGGGGGCACGGGCACTTCCAGCAGCATTGCCTCCGCCGCCGCCCGCGCGACCGCGTACTCCTTGGGGGACAGGCTCTGGAGCTGCACGCCATCGGCCTCTGCTTGCGGGTAGTCGGGGGCGCAGCCGGCGGGGAGCAGCGAGGCCAGCGCAGCCGCGGCCGTGCGGCCCGCCGCCGTGCGCAGGAAGCCCCGGCGGTCCATGCCTGGAGGCAGGAGCAGGGTGTGGGCGGTAGTGGCGGTCAGTTCGTCCATCCCTTTACCGGAGCAAGCGGCGGTTTCCCAGAGTGTGGGCGGCCGCAAGAAAAAAAGTTAGGTCGGGCAGACAGCGCGCACAAGCGGCCGGCACAGAACTCCTTGCACTCCCGGCCGGCTGGAGGTACACTTTTGCGCGGTGGGCTTCTTTCCGCCCCACGAAGTGCAGTACCGCTGTCGCGGGAACATGCTGGTCGCGGGGCCGCTTCTCACACTTTCTTTTCGGATCCCCGTCGCCTGATTCAGCGCCGCCGCCCGCAGGGGGGCGCGGCCTGGGATTTTCTTGCACGCCGGAGAGGGAGACGCGACTTGCTCGCGATCCGCTTCCATTACCGCCCGGTTCGCTACCTCTGGACCCGTTGGGCCGCCCAGCGCCGCCCCGCCCTCGCGCTCGGCTCGCTGGGGTGCATCGCGCTGGATCGGGTCGAGCCGCCGCCCCTGCCCGCACCCGACTGGGTCCGTGTCGAGACAGCGCTGAGCGGCATTTGCGGCAGTGACCTCTCCGCCGTAACGGCCCATGACTCCTTCACCCTCGAGCCGTTCGGCGCCTACCCCTTCACCTTCGGCCACGAGAACATCGGGCGCATTGTCGAGACGGGACCGGAGGCCCGGGGCTGGAGCACGGGCGACCGCGTCATTGTGAATCCCATGCTGGGCTGCACGCAGCGCGGGCTCGAGCCCCCCTGTCCCGCCTGCGCCCGCGGCGAATACGGACTCTGCCGCCACACCACCCAGGGCACGGTTGGGAGCGGGCCTATGATCGGATACTGCCCGGCCGCCGGCGGCGGCTGGTCCCGCTACTTCGTGGCCCACGTCAGCCAGCTCCACGCCGCCCAGGGACTGCCTGACGAGGTCGGCGTCCTGGCCGACCCCTTCGCCTCCGCGCTGCGCCCCGTCTTGCTGCACCCGCCCCGGGAGGACGACGTCGTGCTCGTCATCGGCGCCGGCACTATCGGCGCCCTCGCCGTCAAAGCCCTGCGCCTCACCGGCTGGGACGGTCCTGTGGCCGTGCTCGGCCGCTACCCGTTCCAGCAGGGGCTCGCCCAGCGCGCCGGTGCCAGCCCGGTATTCCGCGGGCGCGAAGAAGCGTACCAGTGGGCCGCCTCCCTGCCGGACGCGCGCAGCTACCACCCCACGCTCGCCCCCCGCTTCATCGAGGGCGGCCCGTCCCTGATCTATGACACAGTGGGCAGCCGCGCCTCCGCCAATGACGCCCTGGCCCTGGCCCGCGAGGGCGGACGTATCGTGCTGGTCGGCGCCGCCGCCCGCCTCTCCGCCGACTGGACCCGGCTCTGGTACCGGCAACTGACGCTGGCCGGCGTATTCGCCTACGGCTTCGTCCCCTACGCCGGCGCACGGCGCGACATCTACGACGTCGCCCTGGAACTGCTCCGCCGGAATGGCATCGGCGAACTCGGGATGGTCACCCACATCTACGACCTGGAGGATTACCGTGCCGCACTCCGCGCCGCCCTCGACAAACACGGCCACCGCTCCGTCAAGGTCGCCTTCCGCCCGGGCCACTGAGCAGTTGGCCGCCTACACGCGCGACCCGTTTCACGGGTTTTTCGCGGAGGGCACGGTCGAACAGCTCATCGCCCCCGGTTCGCTGCTCGACACGGCCGCCGTGCGCCGCTGGTTCGAGATCTTTCATGCCGGGCTGCCGCAGGCGCTCTACACCTATCAGCTCCCGCTCAGCCAGGCCTCGGGGCCGGAGTCGCGCGCACTGGGCACGCCCATCATCATGTTCTCGTCTTACAGCTACCTGGGGCTGATCGGCCACCCGCGTATCGGCCGGGCAGTCAAGGAAACAGTGGATCGGTACGGCACGTCCACGGGTGGCGTACGCCTGCTCACCGGCACGCTCGAGCTGCACCTCGAGCTGGAGGAGGAGCTGGCCCGTTTTCTCGGCCAGGAGGCGGCCGCCATCTTTGGATCCGGCTACGACGCCAACCTGGCGGCGATTACCTCGCTCTTTGGCCCGGGCGATGTGGCGATCCTGGACCAGTATGCGCACCAGAGCATCCACGACGGTGTGCGCATGGCCGGCTGCGAAGTGCGCCGCTTCCGCCACAACGACATGGCTGACCTCGAGCGGCGCCTGCGCCAGGCCCGCCATCGCGGCGCGAACCGGGTC
Proteins encoded in this window:
- a CDS encoding alcohol dehydrogenase catalytic domain-containing protein, with the protein product MLAIRFHYRPVRYLWTRWAAQRRPALALGSLGCIALDRVEPPPLPAPDWVRVETALSGICGSDLSAVTAHDSFTLEPFGAYPFTFGHENIGRIVETGPEARGWSTGDRVIVNPMLGCTQRGLEPPCPACARGEYGLCRHTTQGTVGSGPMIGYCPAAGGGWSRYFVAHVSQLHAAQGLPDEVGVLADPFASALRPVLLHPPREDDVVLVIGAGTIGALAVKALRLTGWDGPVAVLGRYPFQQGLAQRAGASPVFRGREEAYQWAASLPDARSYHPTLAPRFIEGGPSLIYDTVGSRASANDALALAREGGRIVLVGAAARLSADWTRLWYRQLTLAGVFAYGFVPYAGARRDIYDVALELLRRNGIGELGMVTHIYDLEDYRAALRAALDKHGHRSVKVAFRPGH